The genomic stretch TGGCTGCACCCGTCGTCGCCATGGCCGTGGCCGGCTGAGGCGCATTCCACACCGCAGGCGGCGCCCGACCGGCGCCCGACCGGCGCCGAGTCACACCGCCAGGTGCACCTCGGCGCGCCAGTCCCCCGTGAGTCGCACGGCGCTCACCACCATGCCCGCTTCGAGGAGCCACGTCAGCACGGCGCCGTGGTCGGCATGTGTCGGCGGCGTCACCACCAGGCCGCGGCGGGGGTGGTCCTGGACCAGTCGCCAGCCCTCGGGCAGCCCCACGCCCGCCGAGGTGAGCCGGGCGAGCACCCGGGTGCCCACGGCGTGCTGCACCCCCACCGAGTCCGGCTGCACACCGTTGCGCCCGACCTTTCCCGCCACCCAGGTGCACACGGGGACGTCGTGCACCGCGCCCGCCAGGAGCATCGTGCCCAACCCCCGTTGCGGGGGCGGCTCGTCCTCGGGGCGCACGTGGGGGTGGAGGTTCAGCCAGCCGTCGTGGCGCGTCGCCAGGTCGTCCATGGCGCGCACCACGGCGCCGGTGTCCTCCACCCGGAATTCGATCACCTCGGTGCGCCGGCGCGCCACGTCGCCGCGATGCCCTGGCGGCGGGCGTTCAGGCCGGCCCGCGCAGCGCGGGCCCGTCGAACCGGTCGACGGTGGCGAATTCCTCGACGGCCTGGCGCGTCAGGCGGCGCGGCTGGTGGACGGGCCGGCCCAGGGCCACCAGGGCCGCCACCGCCATGTGCCCGGGCACGGCGAACAGGGTGCGCACCTCGGGCTCGCGCCGCACCACCATCGTCGTCATGACCCCGGCGAGACCCTCGCCGCGCGCCGCCAGGAGCAGGCTCCACACGAAGGGGTAGACCGACGCCCCCCCCACGAGCGTGTAGCGGTCGAAGCCCCGGTCGACGGTGGCCAGCTTGCGCAGGTCGGCGAGGACGAGCAGCAGGAGCGGCACCTGGTCGAGATGCTCGGCGAATCCCCCCGGCCCCGCCGCCGCCGCGGCCGCCACGGCCGGGGCCTCGGCGAGGGCGCGCCGCTCGGCCTCCCCGTCGGTGACCGGGGCCCACGGCACGAGACCGGCCGCCCCCTGCGCCAGGTACTCGTACCAGCCCGGCAGGTAGAGGTCGCGCAGCGCCGCCTTGCGCGCCGGATCGCGCACGACCACCACCCGCCACGCCTGGCGGTTGCCCCCGCTGGGCGCGAAACGGGCGGTGTCGAGGAGGCGGTAGGCAACGTCGTCACCGACCGGGTCGGAGGTGAAGGAGCGCACCGCCCCCGTGGTGCGCAGGGCGTCGGAGATGTCCACGACGCCGACGGTAGTTCCCCCACCGGGCCCGACGCCGGGCGCGACGCCATGCGCTACGCCGTGCCGGGCCACAGGTCCTCGGGCTCGCGGCCCATGGTCTCGGGGAGGAGCGCGAACAACGCGGTGGCGAGCACCACGGGAAGGAACGTGACGGCGGCGGCCAACCCGAATTGGTTCCCGATCTGGCCGACGGTCCCGAAGGTGACGAGGCCGGTCACGGCGCCGGCGACGCTGGCGGCCACGTTCCAGCCCGCCACCGAGGCCCGGACCGAGGTCGGGAAGAGCTCGTTGGCGAGCGCGCCGGCCGCCGGGGCGAAGGTCGCCGCCGCCAGCACCGCCAGCTCGTAGCCGACGAGCAGCGCCAGGCGCGACCCGCTGTAGGCCAGCATGCCGGTGAGGGCCATGGCCAGCATGGCGAGGGCGCCCGTGGGACGGCGCCCCACCCGGTCCGCCAGGAACCGGCCGAGCAACAGCCCCGTCAACCCGAAGGCCGCCGCCGCGGCCACCATGGCGGCGGTCTGGTCGCCGGACATCTTCAGGACGTTCTGCGCGTACAGGAAGACGAAGCCCGTGGCGGGGCCGGTCACCACGGCGACGGCGAACGCCAGCGACGCCACCGTGAGCAGGCGCCAGCGGTAGGCGGGTGCCACCGCGCCGAACACCGGCACGGGGTGTTCGACCGCCGCGGCCGCGATGGCGAAGCGACCGGGCTCGACGAGCCACCGCCGGATGAAGAGCATGGCCAGGAGCGGGATGACGGCCAGGGCGAAGAGCCCCCGGAACCCGAGGGTCGACTTGGCGAGGCCGTGGATCACCGCCGTCAGGCCCGAGCCCACGCCGTAGCCGGCGGCGATGAGGGCGATGGCCCGGGCGCGGTCCCAGGTGCCGGTTTCCTCGGCCGCGCTGACCTGGGCGACGGCGTTGGTGGCACTCAGCAGCGGGCGGCCGAGCGCGAAGATGACCACGAACCACCAGTAGCCGGGCGAGGCCGACGCCAGGACGGTGAAGGTGAGCCCCAGGGTGCAGGTCACCAGGAGCATGAACCGGCGCCCGTAGCGGTCGGCGAGGCCGGCGAGGGGGAGGCCACCGAGCGAGGCCAGTCGCAGGACGGCGAGCCCCACCCCGAGGGACGTGAGCGACAGCCCGGTCTGGTCGGCGATCGTCCTGCCGTGGACGATGCGGCCGAAGTGCGCGGCCACGTCGCCCAGTGCCGCCACCGCGCCGAACTGCCCGAATCCCGAGGCGAGCGCCATGAGCGCCAGTCCCACGATGGCGCGATCGGACCACGAACGGAGCCCGAGGTCCCCGCCCGGCGGACCGCCGGCGCTCACGACGGGGCGCTCACGATGGCGGCACACCACCTGATCGACGTGCGGCGGCTTCCGCCCGTTCGGCCGTGCTCCGCAGGGCGGCTGTCGATCCGGGGACGACGGCCTGCGGTGCGTCCAGGGCGCGTGCCCCCGGCGGGAGGTCGGCGAGGTCGGCTTCGAAGCGCGCCCGGGCGGCCGTGATGTCGGCCACCGGGCCGCCCGCGGGGACGGTCGCCACCACCGGGTCGACGCGCCGGCCGCCGTGCATGACCGGCTCGAGCAGCGGGCGTGTCCCGACGGGCGGTTCCTCGTCACGGAGGCCGATCGTGTCGCGCATCGAAGGGCCCCGGAATACCTGTTTCGCACCGGGGAGCGACACCTTCCCCGGTGACAGCTTCATCACCGGGCGGCCGGCGAACGAGACGAGCTTGTAGGCGCTGTCGAGGAAGGGGGCGTCCGCGGACACCCCGAGGCGCGTCCCGACGCCCGCCGCGTCCACCGGGGCGCCGTCGGCCACCAGCCGGGCCAGGTCGTGCTCGTCGAGGCCTCCGGAGACGAGGATGCGGACCCGGGGAAGCCCGGCGGCGTCGAGCATGCGACGGGCCTGGTGGGCCAGTGCGCCGAGGTCGCCGCTGTCGAGCCGCACAGCGGCGTCCTCGCCCAGGCCGAGCTCGGTGATCACGGTGATGGCGTTGGCCATGCCCGTCGAGGTGTCGTAGGTGTCGACGAGGAGCGTCACCCCCCGGGGATGGTCGCGGGCGTAGGTGCGGAAGGCGTCGATCTCGGTCGGGAACGCCTCGACGAAGGAGTGGGCCATGGTCCCCGACGGGCGCAGCCCGTAGCGCCGGGCCGCCTCCACGTTGCTGGTGGCGACGAACCCCACCATGGCCGCCACGCGTGCCGCCGCCATGCCGGCCTCGATCCCCTGGGTCCGCCGCAGCCCGAACTCCACGAGATCGAGGCGGTCGGCGGCGGCCAGGCGGCAGCGCGCCGCCTTCGAGGCCAGCGTGGTCTGGAAGGTGATCTGGTTGAGCAGGACCGTCTCGGCCAGCTGTGCCTCGGCGACAGGCGCGGTGACCTCGAGCAGGGGCTCCTGGGCGAACACGATGCGGCCCTCGGGGACCGCCCACACGTCACCGGTGAAGCGCAGCGTCGAGAAGGCCTCGAGGCTGGCGTCGTCGAAGCCCACCGTGGCCAGGTACTCGAGCTCTTCGGCGTCGAAGCGGAACTGCTCGAGCCAGTCGAGACAGGCACCGAGCCCCGCCGCCACCAGGAAGCCCCGCTCGGGCGGGAGCGCCCGGACGAAGAGGCTGAACGTGGCGGTGTCGTTCATGGCGTGGCGCAGGTAGCTCGCCGCCATGTTCAGCTCGTAGAGATCGGTCCGCAGCCCGCCGCTCATGTGCCCTGCCCGCGTTCGCCGCCGGAAGCCGCGATGTGCCCCCGTTCTACTCGCCTGCTCGCCGGGGGGTGGGGACGGCGGCCGCCGCGGGACCGTCAGGCAATGGCGGGCGGGCACCTCGTAGGCTGCCACCCGGCCGCCCCGAGGTTTCGAGCGCTCGTGCCGCGGGGGCGCCGCGCCACCTCGAACCGTGACCCGAACCCGCCCGCCCGCCGACGAGCCGAGCACCCCCCGCCCGCCACGCTCCGGGCGCCGCGTCGTGGCTACCTGGTCCGGGCACCTCGTGCTGGCCGCGGTGGCGTACGTCCCGCTCCTGCGTACCGCACCGGGGCAGGTGGGCGCGGACACGAAGCTCTACCTCTACCTCCACCCGGCGCGGTTCATGTCGCAGGTGGCGTCCATGTGGGACCCCGACGTCGCCATGGGGTCGGTCACGCACCAATACATCGGCTACCTCCTCCCCATGGGCCCCTACTACGCGTCGATGCAGGGCCTCGGGGTGCCCACGTGGGTGGCCCAGCGCCTGTGGACGGGCAGCCTGCTCTTCCTGGCCGGCGCGGGCGTGCTGTTCCTCCTGCGCACCCTGTCGCCGGTGACCACCACGCCGGGGGCCGGGTCGCTCGACATGGGCACGCTGGGCGGCGTGGGCGCCATGGTGGCGGCCTTCGCCTACATGCTCTCGCCCTACGTGCTGCAGAACGAGGCCCGGGCGTCGGTGTTGCTGCTGCCGTGGGTGGGGCTCCCGTGGATGATCGGGCTCGTGGCCCGGGCCCTGCGCCACGGCGGGTGGCGGCATCCCGCGCTCTTCGCCGTGGTGGTGGCGCTGGTCGGGAGCACGAACGCCGCCTCCCTGGTGCTGGTGGGCGTGGGGCCCGTGCTGTGGGTGCTGTGGGAGCTCGTCGCCCGCCGCGTGGACTGGCGCCGGGCGCTGGCGACCACGCTCGAGATCGGGGTGCTCAGCGCGGCGGTGTCACTGTGGTGGGCGACGGGGCTCGCCGTCGAGGGCACCTACGGCATGGACATCTTGCGCTACACCGAGACGATCCCCACCGTGGCGCGCACGAGCCTGGCGTCGGAGACGCTGCGGGGCCTCGGCTACTGGTTCTTCTACGGCGTCGACAAGGTGGGTCTGTACCTGCCGATGGCGGGTCCCTACATGACGTCGGTGTGGCTCCTGGCGGTGAGCTTCGCCGTCCCGGCCGCGGCGTTCCTGGCCGCGTTCGTGACCCGGTGGCGCGAGCGGGCGTTCTTCGTGACCCTGATCGTGGTGGGCACGATCATGTCCGTCGGCGCGCACCCGCTGTCGGACCCCTCGCCGCTGGGTCGCCTGATCAAGGCGGGGGCCACCGGCTCGACGGTGGGTCTGGCCCTGCGCAGCACCAACCGTGCCACGCCGCTCGTCGTCCTCGGGGTGGCCGTGCTCCTCGGGGCGGGCGTCGCCGCCCTCGCCCGCCGGTGGAGGATCGCGGGGGTGGTGGCGGCCGCCGCGGCGACCGGCCTCGTGGCCGCTGACCTTCCCGCGCTGTGGACGGGGCAATTCGTCGCCGCCAACCTGAGCAGGCCCGAACACATCCCCTCGTACCTGACGCAGGCGGCCGACTACCTCGACAACCAGCCCGGGGCCCACCAGACCCGCGTCCTGACCGAGCCCGGCATCGACTTCGCCGTCTACAACTGGGGCACCACGCTCGAGCCGGTGCTGCCCGGCCTCATGACCCGCCCCGAGGTGGACCGGGGCCTCGTGCCCTACGGCTCGCCGGGGTCGGCCGACCTGCTGGGAGCGGTCGACGAGGGCGTCCAGGCCGGCACCTTCGACCCCTCGGCACTCGCTCCCATGCTCCGCCTGATGAGCGCCGGCGATCTCGTGCTCGAGTCCGACTTTCAGTACGAGCACTACGACACGCCCCGCCCCCAGGCCCTGTGGCAGAAGCTCGACCCTCCGCCGCCCGGGCTGGGCGCCCCCATCGGGTTCGGCAGCCCCAGGGTCACGGCGGCCTCGCCGAGGAAGTACCCGGAGATCGACGAGACGGCGCTGGGCCTCCCCCACGACGCCGCCTATCCGGCACCGGTGGTGGCCTTCCCCGTGGCGAACGCCCGCCCCATCCTGCGGACCGAGGGCGCCACCACCCCGATGCTCGTCGACGGTGACGGCACCGGACTGGTGGCGGCCGCCGGCGCCGGCCTGCTCGACGGGCAGGCGACCGTCTTCTATTCGCCGTCGTTCGCATCGCAGCCGGCCGAGCTGCAGCGCCAGGTGGCCCGGGGTGCCGACCTGGTGGTCACCGACACCAACCGGCGCCAGGCCGAGCAGTTCGGCACCGTGCGCGAGAACGTCGGGTACACCGAGATGGCCGGCGAGAAGGCACTCGTCCCCGACAGCCGCGACGCCCGGCTGCCGCTGTTCCCCGCGGCCGCCGGGGACACGAGCAGGACGGTGGCCGTGCAGCTCGGGGTGAAGAGCGTGCAGGCGAGCGGCTACGGCAACCCCATCACCTACGTGCCCGAGGACCGGCCCGACCAGGCGATGGACGGCAACCTCCGCACGGTGTGGACGGTGGGCGCCTTCGACGACCCGGTGGGCCAGTTCCTGCGGATCACGCTCGACCACCCCCTCACCACCGACCACGTCAACCTCGTGCAGCCGCTCTATGGACCACGTGACCGGTGGATCACCCGCGCCACCTTGCGCTTCGACGGCGGCCGGCCGATCACGGTCGACCTCGACGGCACGTCGCGGACCTCGGCGGGGCAGACCGTGTCCTTTTCCACGCGGACGTTCACCACGCTGCAGATCACCATCGACAGGACGAACACGAGCGGCCAGCGCTCGACCGACGGGATGTCGGGCGTGGGCTTCGCCGAGGTCCGTCTCGGCGGCCAACAGGTCGACGAGGTGCTCCGCATGCCGCAGGACCTGTTGACGGCGGCCGGCGCGTCCTCCGCGTCGCACCGCCTGACCCTCGTGATGACACGCCAGACCGCGGCCCCCGTCCCGCCGCGCACCGACCCTGAGATCGACATCGCCCGCTTCTTCACGCTGCCCACAGCGCGGTCGTTCTCGGTGAGCGGCACCGCCGAGCTGTCGCCGCTGGTCCCCGACGACGACATCGACCGGCTGCTCGGGACGACCGTCCCCGGTGTCGAGGCGGCGTACTCGTCGGGCCGGCTCCCCGGCGCGTTGCAGGACCGGGCGTCGTCGACGCTCGACGGCGACCAGGCCACGGTGTGGAGCCCCGGGCTGGGGCCGCAGGCCGGCAACTGGCTCGAGTACGACCTGGCGCGCCCGCTCACGTTCGACCACCTGTCGATGTCCGTCGTCGCCGACGGCCGGCATTCGGTGCCGACGTCGGTGACCGTCAGCGCGGGGGGCCAGAGCCGGACGGTCCCCGTGCCGGCCCTGTCCGACAGCACGCAGCCGTGGGCGACGCAGACGGTCACGCTGACGTTCCCCGCGCTGACCGGCACCGACGTGCGGCTCACCTTCGGCACGGTGCGGCAGGTGACCGATCTCGACTACTACTCCGACACGCAGGTGGGCCTGCCTCTCGGCATCGCCGAGGTGACCATCCCCGGCATGCCCCGGGCCGTCGCCGCCCCCGCCGCGCTGCCCGGGACGTGCCGGAGCGACCTGCTCACCGTGGACGGCGTGCCGGTGCCGGTGAGCATCACGGGCACGACGGCGGCCGCCGAGGCCCTCGACGCCGTCGGGGTGCACGGCTGTGGCAGCGCCACCGACGGCATCACCCTCGGCGCCGGCCCGCACGAGCTGCAGACCCAACCGGGGTTCCCGCCGGGCGTCGACGTGAACATCGACAGCCTCGTGCTCGACTCGGGCCCGGGCGGGTCCGCGCTGGCGACCGGGGCGACGGGGCGGGCGCAGCCCGTCGAGTCGGGGCCGGCGCCGACGCTCACGGTCGTGCACTCCTCGGCGACGGCGGCGAAGGTCGTGGTCCACCATCCGACGCGGCCGTTCTGGATGGTGCTCGGTGAGAGCACCAACGCCGGGTGGCACGCCATCACCGGCACCGGCGCGGACCTGGGCCCGCCGCAGCTCGTCGACGGCTACGCCAACGGGTGGTTGGTGACCCCCGCCACCGCGGGCCACGACATGGTCATCATGCTGCAGTGGACGCCGCAGCGGCTGGTGTCGGCGTCGTTGGTGGTATCCGGGGTGTCGCTGGCGCTGTGCCTTGCCCTGGGCTGCCTGCCGCGGCGATGGCGGGCGAGGCTGCGTCGGCTCGCCCGGTCGGTGCGGGCGAGGCCGCGCCGCCGTGCGCGGCCGGAGGAGCCGGGCGTCGCCGTGCCCATCGGCCCCGCCGGAGCCTACCGTCGGGCCTCGGCGCCGGGCACCGTCTCGGCACGACTCCACGGCGCGCCACCGGGGGCGTCCGACACGGCCGCCGAGCGCTCCCCCCTGCTCGGCTCGCCGTTGCGATCGTCGGGGGCGCGGCCGGGGTGGGTGGGCCTGGTCGTCGTGCCCGTCGTGGCCGGGGGGGTCACCGCCGCCGTCGTCACCCCGGGCGCCGGTCTCCCGGTGGCCGCGGCCGCCTTCCTGGCCGCCGCCACCGGCTACGGGAGGGTCGTGCTCGCCGTCGGGTCGGTGGGACTGCTCGTCGCCGTGGACCGCATGGTGACCAGTGCCCAGCGCACGTTCCACTACGCCGCCGACTTCGGGTGGCCCAACCATGTCGAGACGGCGAGCACGCTGGCGTGGATCGCCGTGGCGGTGCTCGGCGCCGACGCACTGGTGCAGGAGGTCCGTGACCGTCGCGCCCGCGGCGCGCCCCGGTCGGGACGGCGGACGAGCCCCAACCACCCTGCACGGGGCA from Acidimicrobiales bacterium encodes the following:
- a CDS encoding nitroreductase family protein; translated protein: MDISDALRTTGAVRSFTSDPVGDDVAYRLLDTARFAPSGGNRQAWRVVVVRDPARKAALRDLYLPGWYEYLAQGAAGLVPWAPVTDGEAERRALAEAPAVAAAAAAGPGGFAEHLDQVPLLLLVLADLRKLATVDRGFDRYTLVGGASVYPFVWSLLLAARGEGLAGVMTTMVVRREPEVRTLFAVPGHMAVAALVALGRPVHQPRRLTRQAVEEFATVDRFDGPALRGPA
- a CDS encoding MFS transporter, translated to MSAGGPPGGDLGLRSWSDRAIVGLALMALASGFGQFGAVAALGDVAAHFGRIVHGRTIADQTGLSLTSLGVGLAVLRLASLGGLPLAGLADRYGRRFMLLVTCTLGLTFTVLASASPGYWWFVVIFALGRPLLSATNAVAQVSAAEETGTWDRARAIALIAAGYGVGSGLTAVIHGLAKSTLGFRGLFALAVIPLLAMLFIRRWLVEPGRFAIAAAAVEHPVPVFGAVAPAYRWRLLTVASLAFAVAVVTGPATGFVFLYAQNVLKMSGDQTAAMVAAAAAFGLTGLLLGRFLADRVGRRPTGALAMLAMALTGMLAYSGSRLALLVGYELAVLAAATFAPAAGALANELFPTSVRASVAGWNVAASVAGAVTGLVTFGTVGQIGNQFGLAAAVTFLPVVLATALFALLPETMGREPEDLWPGTA
- a CDS encoding nicotinate phosphoribosyltransferase, with product MSGGLRTDLYELNMAASYLRHAMNDTATFSLFVRALPPERGFLVAAGLGACLDWLEQFRFDAEELEYLATVGFDDASLEAFSTLRFTGDVWAVPEGRIVFAQEPLLEVTAPVAEAQLAETVLLNQITFQTTLASKAARCRLAAADRLDLVEFGLRRTQGIEAGMAAARVAAMVGFVATSNVEAARRYGLRPSGTMAHSFVEAFPTEIDAFRTYARDHPRGVTLLVDTYDTSTGMANAITVITELGLGEDAAVRLDSGDLGALAHQARRMLDAAGLPRVRILVSGGLDEHDLARLVADGAPVDAAGVGTRLGVSADAPFLDSAYKLVSFAGRPVMKLSPGKVSLPGAKQVFRGPSMRDTIGLRDEEPPVGTRPLLEPVMHGGRRVDPVVATVPAGGPVADITAARARFEADLADLPPGARALDAPQAVVPGSTAALRSTAERAEAAARRSGGVPPS
- a CDS encoding alpha-(1->3)-arabinofuranosyltransferase family protein, with protein sequence MATWSGHLVLAAVAYVPLLRTAPGQVGADTKLYLYLHPARFMSQVASMWDPDVAMGSVTHQYIGYLLPMGPYYASMQGLGVPTWVAQRLWTGSLLFLAGAGVLFLLRTLSPVTTTPGAGSLDMGTLGGVGAMVAAFAYMLSPYVLQNEARASVLLLPWVGLPWMIGLVARALRHGGWRHPALFAVVVALVGSTNAASLVLVGVGPVLWVLWELVARRVDWRRALATTLEIGVLSAAVSLWWATGLAVEGTYGMDILRYTETIPTVARTSLASETLRGLGYWFFYGVDKVGLYLPMAGPYMTSVWLLAVSFAVPAAAFLAAFVTRWRERAFFVTLIVVGTIMSVGAHPLSDPSPLGRLIKAGATGSTVGLALRSTNRATPLVVLGVAVLLGAGVAALARRWRIAGVVAAAAATGLVAADLPALWTGQFVAANLSRPEHIPSYLTQAADYLDNQPGAHQTRVLTEPGIDFAVYNWGTTLEPVLPGLMTRPEVDRGLVPYGSPGSADLLGAVDEGVQAGTFDPSALAPMLRLMSAGDLVLESDFQYEHYDTPRPQALWQKLDPPPPGLGAPIGFGSPRVTAASPRKYPEIDETALGLPHDAAYPAPVVAFPVANARPILRTEGATTPMLVDGDGTGLVAAAGAGLLDGQATVFYSPSFASQPAELQRQVARGADLVVTDTNRRQAEQFGTVRENVGYTEMAGEKALVPDSRDARLPLFPAAAGDTSRTVAVQLGVKSVQASGYGNPITYVPEDRPDQAMDGNLRTVWTVGAFDDPVGQFLRITLDHPLTTDHVNLVQPLYGPRDRWITRATLRFDGGRPITVDLDGTSRTSAGQTVSFSTRTFTTLQITIDRTNTSGQRSTDGMSGVGFAEVRLGGQQVDEVLRMPQDLLTAAGASSASHRLTLVMTRQTAAPVPPRTDPEIDIARFFTLPTARSFSVSGTAELSPLVPDDDIDRLLGTTVPGVEAAYSSGRLPGALQDRASSTLDGDQATVWSPGLGPQAGNWLEYDLARPLTFDHLSMSVVADGRHSVPTSVTVSAGGQSRTVPVPALSDSTQPWATQTVTLTFPALTGTDVRLTFGTVRQVTDLDYYSDTQVGLPLGIAEVTIPGMPRAVAAPAALPGTCRSDLLTVDGVPVPVSITGTTAAAEALDAVGVHGCGSATDGITLGAGPHELQTQPGFPPGVDVNIDSLVLDSGPGGSALATGATGRAQPVESGPAPTLTVVHSSATAAKVVVHHPTRPFWMVLGESTNAGWHAITGTGADLGPPQLVDGYANGWLVTPATAGHDMVIMLQWTPQRLVSASLVVSGVSLALCLALGCLPRRWRARLRRLARSVRARPRRRARPEEPGVAVPIGPAGAYRRASAPGTVSARLHGAPPGASDTAAERSPLLGSPLRSSGARPGWVGLVVVPVVAGGVTAAVVTPGAGLPVAAAAFLAAATGYGRVVLAVGSVGLLVAVDRMVTSAQRTFHYAADFGWPNHVETASTLAWIAVAVLGADALVQEVRDRRARGAPRSGRRTSPNHPARGRHIRRPE